One segment of Brassica napus cultivar Da-Ae chromosome C3, Da-Ae, whole genome shotgun sequence DNA contains the following:
- the LOC125584364 gene encoding uncharacterized protein LOC125584364 — MGDNGGGSYFDALKNTVRKKRSLIPRRPRTEGFNLFTPSDDIPAFDTNPRRKEFSLSHCISRPDSQTGNNDSLQREATDLGERKRMKLKIGGVSRLAHANGSPRKSSKPVNATTNNHLEESSADCNSPLDKKADLEKDESMTGRRKQGEPGGSVRKSKRALKKQVSDSDEDIDNEIRFLETLKVKPSGVTIGGSSASEKASDDMDAEELDPVPDGIEIGNEIKRESTMTSRQRALASASGKSTAVEFPDGLPPTSRRKRENLSEMEQQVKKAEAAQRRKVQVEKAARESEAEAIRKILGQDSSRKKREDKIKKRLDEIAQEKAAHEERVSTSYIRTIMGPNGTTVSFPIDKVPSLFDPKPSGYPPPRENCAGPSCTNPYRYRDSKTKVPLCSLQCYKAVQEQQQQQQQTSEPATDPTPPPEQTSEPATDPTPPPV; from the exons ATGGGCGATAATGGTGGTGGTTCTTATTTTGATGCTTTGAAGAATACCGTGAGGAAGAAACGCAGCCTCATTCCTCGTCGTCCTCGCACTGAAGGATTCAATCTTTTCACACCAAGTGATGATATACCCGCATTTGATACTAACCCTAGAAGGAAAGAGTTTAGTCTTAGCCACTGTATATCCAGGCCtgattcccaaacaggaaacaaTGATTCTCTGCAGAGAGAGGCAACTGATTTGGGTGAAAGGAAGAGAATGAAGCTTAAGATTGGTGGTGTGAGTCGTCTGGCTCATGCTAATGGTTCACCTCGAAAGTCTTCCAAACCGGTGAATGCTACTACTAACAACCATTTGGAG GAAAGTTCAGCAGATTGTAACTCCCCTCTAGATAAGAAGGCTGATCTTGAGAAAGACGAATCCATGACAGGGAGGAGAAAACAAGGGGAACCAGGTGGCTCGGTTCGCAAGAGCAAACGAGCCCTTAAGAAGCAGGTTTCTGATAGCGATGAGGACATTGATAATGAGATCCGATTTTTGGAAACGCTCAAGGTTAAGCCATCTGGGGTTACAATTGGGGGAAGTTCTGCATCTGAAAAGGCTTCTGATGACATGGATGCGGAGGAACTTGATCCAGTGCCTGATGGAATAGAGATTGGCAACGAGATTAAGAGGGAATCGACTATGACTAGTCGCCAGCGAGCCCTTGCTTCTGCATCTGGCAAATCAACCGCAGTTGAATTTCCAGATGGATTACCTCCTACATCGAGAA GGAAAAGAGAGAATCTTTCAGAGATGGAGCAGCAAGTGAAGAAGGCTGAAGCTGCTCAAAGGCGAAAAGTGCAGGTTGAGAAGGCTGCAAGGGAGTCTGAG GCTGAGGCCATTAGAAAAATTCTAGGCCAAGATTCGAGCAGGAAGAAGCGTGAAGACAAGATTAAAAAGCGACTTGATGAAATTGCGCAG GAGAAAGCTGCGCATGAGGAAAGGGTCTCTACAAGCTACATCAGAACAATAATGGGTCCTAATGGAACCACTGTTTCATTTCCCATTGACAAAGTGCCTAGCCTGTTCGATCCAAAACCATCCGG TTATCCTCCACCGCGAGAAAACTGCGCGGGTCCATCGTGCACCAATCCGTACAGGTATCGTGATTCAAAGACTAAGGTTCCTCTGTGCAGCCTCCAATGCTACAAGGCGGTTCaggagcagcagcagcagcagcagcagaccTCTGAACCAGCAACCGACCCCACCCCACCACCGGAGCAGACCTCTGAACCAGCAACCGACCCCACCCCACCACCGGTTTAG
- the LOC125584367 gene encoding probable cytochrome c oxidase subunit 5C-1, with protein MAGHRVAHATLKGPSVVKELIIGMALGLAAGGLWKMHHWNEQRKTRAFYDLLERGEISVIAAEE; from the coding sequence ATGGCAGGACACAGGGTTGCACATGCCACATTGAAAGGGCCTAGCGTTGTAAAGGAGTTAATCATCGGTATGGCACTCGGTTTAGCTGCTGGTGGTCTTTGGAAGATGCACCATTGGAATGAACAGAGGAAAACCAGAGCTTTCTATGACTTGCTTGAGAGAGGTGAGATCAGTGTTATTGCCGCCGAAGAGTAA
- the LOC106438328 gene encoding calvin cycle protein CP12-1, chloroplastic: MTTVAATGINVATPRLVIRPAARLYAPVRLNYPWKFGSMNRMVTSVKATSEGGMISDKVEKSIQEAKETCADDPVSGECVAAWDEVEELSAAASHARDKKKAGGSDPLEEYCSDNPETDECRTYDN, encoded by the coding sequence ATGACAACCGTAGCCGCAACAGGCATCAACGTCGCGACTCCACGACTGGTCATTCGACCAGCGGCTCGTCTATACGCCCCGGTCCGTTTGAATTACCCGTGGAAATTCGGTTCGATGAACCGGATGGTTACGTCGGTGAAGGCGACATCGGAAGGAGGGATGATATCGGATAAGGTGGAGAAGAGTATTCAGGAAGCGAAGGAGACTTGCGCTGACGATCCTGTGAGCGGAGAGTGTGTTGCGGCGTGGGACGAGGTGGAGGAGCTGAGCGCCGCGGCGAGTCACGCTAGGGACAAGAAGAAAGCTGGTGGATCCGATCCTTTGGAAGAATACTGCAGTGATAATCCTGAGACTGATGAGTGTCGTACTTATGACAACtga
- the LOC106438329 gene encoding ribosomal RNA small subunit methyltransferase: MAGGKIRKEKPKAPSNHYQGGISFHKSKGQHILKNPLLVDSIVQKAGIKSTDVILEIGPGTGNLTKKLLEAGKEVIAVELDSRMVLELQRRFQGTPYSNRLKVIQGDVLKTELPRFDICVANIPYQISSPLTFKLLFHPTSFRCAVIMYQREFAMRHVAQPGDNLYCRLSVNTQLYARVSHLLKVGKNNFRPPPKVDSSVVRIEPRKPQPQVNKKEWDGFLRVCFIRKNKTLGSIFRQKSVLLMLEKNFKTLQAVRASLNGSTGEAAGMDLDDQSMGMEDDDNEMDDDDDVEMDEGQGEEFKEKVMNVLKEGGFEEKRSSKLSQQEFLYLLSLFNKSGIHFS, translated from the exons ATGGCGGGAGGCAAGATAAGGAAGGAGAAGCCCAAGGCACCATCAAACCATTACCAAGGAGGAATCTCCTTCCACAAATCGAAAGGACAGCATATCCTCAAGAACCCTCTCCTCGTTGACTCAATCGTTCAGAAAGCTGGTATCAAGAGCACCGATGTGATTCTCGAGATCGGTCCAGGTACTGGTAACCTTACGAAGAAGCTTCTAGAAGCTGGTAAAGAAGTCATCGCTGTCGAACTCGATTCTCGTATGGTTCTCGAGCTTCAACGCCGTTTCCAAGGAACTCCTTATTCTAACCGCTTGAAG GTAATCCAAGGCGATGTGTTAAAGACGGAGCTTCCTCGGTTTGACATATGTGTTGCCAACATTCCTTATCAGATATCATCTCCTCTCACGTTCAAGCTTCTCTTCCACCCAACAAGCTTCAGGTGCGCTGTGATCATGTACCAGAGAGAGTTCGCCATGAGACACGTTGCCCAACCTGGAGACAACCTTTACTGTCGTCTCTCAGTCAACACTCAGCTCTATGCAAGAGTCTCCCACCTCCTCAAAGTCGGCAAGAACAACTTCCGACCACCTCCGAAGGTGGATTCTTCTGTTGTTAGGATCGAACCGAGGAAGCCGCAGCCTCAGGTGAACAAGAAGGAGTGGGATGGGTTCTTAAGAGTCTGTTTCATCAGAAAGAACAAAACTTTGGGATCGATTTTTAGGCAAAAGTCTGTTCTTTTGATGCTGGAGAAGAACTTCAAGACTCTTCAGGCGGTACGAGCTTCGTTGAATGGCTCGACCGGAGAAGCTGCCGGTATGGATCTTGATGACCAGAGCATGGGAATGGAAGATGATGACAACGaaatggatgatgatgatgatgtggaGATGGATGAAGGACAAGGAGAAGAGTTTAAGGAGAAGGTTATGAATGTGTTGAAGGAAGGTGGGTTCGAGGAGAAGAGGTCGTCTAAGTTATCACAACAAGAGTTTCTGTATCTTCTCTCGTTATTCAACAAGTCGGGCATTCACTTCTCGTAG